From one Paenibacillus sp. FSL K6-1330 genomic stretch:
- a CDS encoding response regulator transcription factor encodes MMKVLIVDDEPKLREGLKSIVPWNELGYQVVGTAANGSEALEKHGMFDPDLMLIDIRMPGMDGLQLIEAIRTLDSEIHLLILSGYADFDYAKRAISHRVDGYLLKPVDEDELSKYLLQIKEAIEQEQERKALNRAASDMNREQFIQTWFNPESKPDHAALRHIAERSGLLWNHYQVLIIHHNGYDESGEGANDRLKNQLLEAFEENGRGTVFSMHGQLGVLMPTPVLTAGGRKELLQTLEAAAALAGRSITASLGRQVHRLEDVAESYRCAKERIRERFFYPSGELLFPESKRFAGDITDEERQPYDPEQLMEQLYYAVDVGNVEVQRKLLHVAAYAMVNVEYTEERMKGAFVELLTGVHNKLMQHQPELRSRTKEYSDRIAAIFRQRTAYDLYRHSSQFLEELIWQAGDGGRDQEMKRIMDLIQRNYNENLKLETLASVFNYNSAYLGKMFKNTTGEYFNTYLDKVRINKAKDYLKQGMKVYQVAEKVGYTNVDYFHSKFKKYVGTSPSNFRKELDL; translated from the coding sequence ATGATGAAAGTGTTAATCGTGGATGACGAACCCAAGCTGCGCGAAGGATTGAAGAGCATTGTGCCATGGAACGAGCTTGGGTATCAGGTTGTTGGTACCGCAGCGAACGGGAGCGAAGCGCTGGAGAAGCACGGGATGTTTGACCCGGACTTGATGCTGATTGATATCCGAATGCCGGGAATGGACGGATTGCAGCTGATCGAAGCCATCCGAACCCTGGATTCCGAGATTCACCTGCTCATCCTAAGCGGATATGCTGATTTTGATTATGCCAAACGGGCGATTTCCCATCGCGTGGACGGATACCTATTGAAACCGGTGGATGAGGACGAGCTGAGCAAGTATTTGCTTCAGATTAAAGAAGCCATCGAGCAGGAACAGGAGAGGAAGGCACTGAATAGGGCAGCCTCCGATATGAACCGCGAGCAGTTCATTCAGACATGGTTCAATCCGGAGAGTAAGCCCGATCATGCGGCTTTACGGCATATCGCCGAGCGGTCAGGACTGTTATGGAACCATTACCAAGTGCTGATTATTCATCATAACGGCTACGATGAATCTGGTGAGGGAGCCAACGACCGATTGAAAAACCAGCTGCTTGAAGCTTTTGAAGAGAACGGCCGCGGCACGGTCTTTTCCATGCATGGGCAACTTGGCGTTCTAATGCCCACGCCAGTATTGACCGCAGGAGGGCGGAAGGAATTGCTTCAAACGTTGGAGGCTGCTGCCGCACTGGCAGGTAGGTCAATTACGGCTTCATTGGGGCGCCAGGTTCATCGTCTGGAGGATGTAGCGGAGTCGTACCGCTGTGCTAAGGAACGGATTCGCGAACGTTTCTTCTATCCTTCCGGCGAGTTGTTATTCCCTGAATCCAAGCGGTTTGCTGGCGACATTACGGATGAAGAGCGGCAACCTTATGATCCGGAGCAGCTGATGGAGCAGCTCTATTACGCTGTAGATGTAGGCAATGTCGAGGTGCAGCGGAAGCTGCTGCATGTTGCTGCATATGCCATGGTCAATGTGGAGTATACGGAGGAAAGGATGAAGGGGGCGTTCGTGGAGCTCCTCACCGGCGTGCACAATAAGCTGATGCAGCATCAGCCAGAGCTGCGGTCCCGCACGAAGGAATATTCGGATCGGATTGCCGCGATATTTCGCCAGCGCACGGCCTATGATTTGTACCGCCATTCGTCCCAATTCCTGGAGGAGCTGATCTGGCAGGCGGGGGATGGCGGACGAGATCAGGAGATGAAGCGGATCATGGACCTGATTCAGCGCAATTACAATGAGAATCTTAAACTGGAAACACTGGCCTCCGTATTTAATTACAACAGCGCCTACCTCGGGAAGATGTTCAAGAATACAACTGGAGAATACTTCAATACGTACCTCGATAAGGTCCGGATCAACAAGGCCAAGGATTATCTGAAACAGGGCATGAAGGTATATCAGGTTGCGGAGAAGGTCGGGTATACGAACGTAGATTATTTTCATAGCAAGTTTAAAAAATACGTCGGTACCTCTCCGTCTAATTTCCGCAAGGAGCTGGACCTGTAA
- a CDS encoding carbohydrate ABC transporter permease, translating into MARTKTAFKPTLSDRVFDMGNFIFMALVMIVTLYPFLNVLAISLNDSVDTVRGGIYLWPREFTLENYVQIFKYDGLITGAKITILRTLAGTFLGLVSGTMLGYVLSRVDFQGRKFMSVFLAMTMYFSGGMIPVFILIRDLNMMNSFLVYIIPGMVSAFNVFVIRSFIDSLPYSLQESAKLDGANDFTIYYKIILPLCKPVLATIALFLAVGQWNSWFDTYLYNGNAPHLTTLQFELMKVLQSTQGQTSGMMSGQNMAEIVKQVSPESIKMAITIVVTVPILLVYPFLQRYFVKGMTLGAVKS; encoded by the coding sequence ATGGCACGAACCAAAACAGCATTCAAGCCCACGCTCTCCGACCGCGTGTTTGATATGGGTAACTTTATATTTATGGCACTGGTTATGATTGTCACTCTGTATCCGTTCCTGAATGTTCTTGCGATATCGCTGAACGATTCCGTGGATACGGTGCGTGGGGGGATCTATCTCTGGCCGCGCGAGTTTACGCTGGAGAACTACGTTCAGATCTTTAAATACGACGGTTTGATCACCGGCGCCAAAATTACGATTCTCCGTACGCTGGCAGGAACATTCCTGGGCTTGGTCAGCGGAACGATGCTGGGTTATGTCCTCAGCAGGGTAGATTTTCAGGGAAGAAAGTTCATGTCTGTATTCCTGGCCATGACCATGTACTTCTCCGGCGGGATGATTCCGGTCTTCATTCTGATCCGCGACTTGAACATGATGAATTCGTTTCTTGTTTACATCATTCCGGGGATGGTGAGCGCATTTAACGTATTCGTTATCCGGTCTTTCATCGACAGCTTGCCATATTCGCTTCAGGAATCAGCCAAGCTTGACGGAGCTAATGATTTCACGATCTATTACAAAATCATTCTCCCGCTCTGTAAGCCCGTACTGGCTACCATCGCCTTGTTCCTGGCAGTCGGTCAGTGGAACTCATGGTTCGATACGTATCTCTATAACGGCAATGCACCCCATCTCACGACGCTCCAATTCGAGCTGATGAAGGTGCTGCAGAGCACACAGGGACAAACCAGCGGCATGATGTCCGGGCAGAATATGGCCGAAATCGTGAAGCAGGTGTCGCCGGAATCGATCAAAATGGCGATTACGATTGTGGTTACGGTTCCCATATTGCTCGTCTATCCGTTCCTGCAGCGGTATTTTGTGAAGGGGATGACGCTTGGAGCAGTAAAAAGCTAA
- a CDS encoding ABC transporter permease subunit — MKAVTKTEGSIQPAAKKKKGFWATFKEQKVLYGMSLPFIVIVFIFSYMPVWGWLMAFQNYKPGKGIFEQKWVGLDHFVTLFSDDKFYLVLRNTLAMSFMGLIVGFTIPILFAVLLNELRGSVFKRTVQTISYLPHFVSWVVVAGIVTKMLSTDGGAVNQLLMWLGFIDEPIQFMAQGNLFWYIVTGSDIWKEMGWSAIIYLAAISGIDQEQFEAAKVDGASRLRQIWHITLPSIAPTIAILMIMSIGHLISIGFEKQFLLGNPLVVDYSEVLDLYALNYGLGMGRFSFGTAIGMFNSIVSILLLLLANGVFKKFTKQSIM, encoded by the coding sequence TTGAAAGCGGTAACAAAGACAGAAGGTAGCATCCAACCTGCCGCAAAGAAAAAGAAAGGCTTTTGGGCCACTTTCAAAGAGCAGAAAGTACTGTATGGAATGTCGCTTCCATTTATCGTCATTGTGTTCATCTTCAGCTACATGCCGGTCTGGGGCTGGTTGATGGCATTCCAGAATTACAAGCCGGGCAAAGGGATCTTCGAGCAAAAATGGGTGGGCCTGGACCATTTCGTGACACTCTTCTCGGATGATAAGTTTTATCTGGTGTTGCGAAATACACTCGCCATGAGTTTTATGGGATTGATCGTTGGATTTACGATTCCGATCCTATTCGCAGTCTTGTTGAATGAGCTTCGTGGAAGCGTATTCAAGAGGACCGTACAGACGATATCTTATCTGCCGCATTTTGTGTCCTGGGTCGTGGTAGCAGGTATCGTGACCAAAATGCTGTCCACAGATGGAGGCGCTGTCAATCAGCTGCTGATGTGGCTGGGGTTCATTGATGAACCGATACAGTTTATGGCTCAGGGGAACCTGTTTTGGTATATCGTAACAGGCTCTGATATATGGAAGGAAATGGGCTGGAGCGCGATCATTTATTTGGCAGCGATTTCAGGAATTGATCAGGAGCAATTCGAAGCAGCCAAGGTTGACGGCGCAAGCCGTCTTCGCCAAATATGGCATATTACGCTGCCAAGCATCGCCCCTACGATTGCAATTTTGATGATCATGTCCATCGGACATCTGATCAGCATCGGCTTCGAGAAGCAGTTCTTGCTGGGTAACCCGCTGGTGGTGGATTATTCCGAAGTGCTGGATCTGTATGCGCTGAATTATGGCCTTGGCATGGGACGTTTCTCCTTCGGTACGGCAATTGGGATGTTCAACTCCATTGTAAGTATCCTCTTATTGCTGCTCGCTAACGGCGTATTCAAAAAATTCACGAAGCAATCCATTATGTAG
- a CDS encoding ABC transporter substrate-binding protein: MNHKKRLSLLLAIMMMATFVLAACGNGDSNNSANGGEEGNGGNDTQQEEKLGPMTMTYYSADSNANWANMQDAVGKKLTEKTGITIQAEYAVDGSNQKLPLMVASGEYPDLVFAKGDANLFVDSGAFIDLTDLIEEHAPNIKKVYGEYMSRLKWSNDDEAIYVLPTLAAVDHQALDAGGTFQIQHEVLKELGYPELKTVRDYEKALKDYAEKHPTIDGQPTIPLTLNADGWRIMISVTNPAFIATGASDDGEYYIDQGTVEAKLHYKRPEEKEYFRWLNHMNDAGLLDKETFVQKTDQYEAKISSGRVLGVIDQEWGFGNATNALRSSGKENRTYARFPIQLDESTKDATFQDAGYVAGWGVGITTSAKDPVRIIKFLDYLASEEGQVLMNWGIEGEHYNVVDGKRVIPEDVQERKTYDNANFTKETGIGLYNAMFPRYGDGVKDSTDNYYTTNFPETIIENYTPSAKETLKAYGAEMWKDLWPKQEEFGVKPWGVAYNIPVPSDSNINITYKKVEEITRKRIPEIILADPAKFDALYEQFIKELNDAGAEKMEQEYTQLVRDRVELWND; the protein is encoded by the coding sequence ATGAATCATAAGAAGAGATTGTCGCTGCTGCTCGCGATCATGATGATGGCCACATTCGTTCTTGCAGCGTGCGGCAACGGCGACAGTAACAATAGCGCAAACGGCGGTGAAGAGGGCAATGGCGGCAACGATACACAGCAGGAAGAGAAGCTGGGGCCGATGACCATGACGTATTACAGCGCGGATTCCAATGCGAACTGGGCCAACATGCAGGATGCGGTCGGCAAGAAGCTGACCGAGAAAACCGGCATTACAATCCAGGCCGAATACGCGGTAGACGGCTCCAATCAGAAGCTCCCGCTGATGGTAGCGAGCGGGGAATATCCGGACTTGGTATTTGCGAAGGGTGACGCCAATCTGTTTGTGGATTCCGGAGCATTTATTGATCTGACGGATCTGATCGAAGAGCATGCACCGAACATCAAGAAGGTGTATGGAGAATACATGAGCCGTCTGAAATGGAGTAACGATGATGAGGCCATCTATGTCCTCCCGACGCTTGCAGCGGTGGACCATCAGGCGCTCGATGCCGGCGGCACGTTTCAGATCCAGCATGAAGTGCTGAAAGAACTCGGATACCCTGAACTGAAGACGGTGAGGGATTACGAGAAAGCGCTGAAAGACTATGCCGAGAAACACCCGACCATTGACGGCCAGCCGACGATTCCGCTGACGCTGAATGCGGACGGATGGAGAATCATGATCTCGGTAACGAACCCGGCGTTTATCGCGACAGGCGCATCGGATGACGGCGAGTATTATATCGACCAGGGGACGGTCGAGGCTAAGCTGCACTACAAGCGCCCGGAAGAGAAAGAATATTTCCGCTGGTTGAACCATATGAACGATGCGGGTCTTCTGGATAAGGAAACGTTCGTACAGAAAACGGACCAATACGAAGCTAAAATCTCTTCTGGCCGTGTTCTTGGCGTCATCGATCAGGAATGGGGCTTCGGCAATGCAACAAACGCACTGAGATCTTCCGGCAAGGAAAACCGCACCTATGCGAGATTCCCGATCCAGCTGGATGAGTCGACTAAGGATGCAACGTTCCAAGACGCGGGTTACGTCGCCGGATGGGGTGTGGGCATTACGACGTCCGCGAAGGATCCAGTTCGAATCATCAAGTTCCTGGATTATCTGGCTTCCGAAGAAGGGCAAGTTTTGATGAATTGGGGAATAGAGGGCGAGCATTACAACGTTGTGGACGGCAAGCGCGTCATTCCGGAAGATGTCCAAGAGCGCAAAACCTATGACAACGCCAACTTCACTAAGGAAACAGGAATCGGCTTGTACAACGCCATGTTCCCGCGTTACGGAGACGGCGTGAAGGATTCGACGGATAACTACTATACGACGAATTTCCCGGAGACGATCATAGAGAACTATACGCCATCCGCGAAGGAAACACTGAAGGCATACGGCGCGGAAATGTGGAAAGATCTGTGGCCGAAACAAGAGGAATTTGGAGTGAAGCCATGGGGCGTTGCTTACAACATTCCAGTACCGAGCGACTCCAATATCAATATCACGTACAAAAAGGTGGAAGAGATTACCCGTAAACGGATTCCGGAAATCATTCTTGCCGATCCGGCGAAATTTGATGCGCTGTATGAACAGTTCATCAAAGAGCTGAATGATGCCGGCGCCGAGAAGATGGAGCAGGAATACACCCAATTGGTACGCGACCGCGTCGAACTCTGGAATGATTAA
- a CDS encoding sensor histidine kinase, translating to MLSYFIQLVNDMKIRNKLILSFVVVVFVPVAIVGIFLTGELRKFAFNNALEQAYQNVDRVKKRSTEVINVADDLSYRLSYDERLRNLASQQYESVYDVFVAYREYPDLQQAIRMYKEISNIRFYSENPTMLNNWEFLYPEDEIKRTEWYQRAEDDIGVIYWDYITDERDQKVYLSLIKGVDLGSKDNRGVLVINVNTGMLNTILSQETFDTIIVDSNNNIVAANRPELYGKTLAEIQDTSGVVYHASGSYESVIHDEASKVLIEPLNTESGVNGLRIISIFSIDSIVADANRISKLAMTVIIISLLLAVLLIYSFSSLISNRLLRLSKHITKVGTGNLGVAMEIDGKDEIGQLSRQFNSMVGNINDLMNEVQESNEQKRLMEQKQNEIKFKMMASQINPHFLFNALESIRMEAHLKGEDEIARIVRLLGKMMRSNLEIGSGKTTIKDEIEMVQCYLDIQKFRYEDRLKYELLVDPEANRVRIPPLIIQPLVENAVIHGMDHKEEGTFIRVRVTASEGKLHVITEDNGAGITLERLQMIYGYLNDTDEKDGGRIGLRNVHVRLQLTYGPEAGLIIYSEPGIGTRIKFSIPTGGESDDESVNRG from the coding sequence ATGTTATCTTATTTCATTCAACTTGTGAATGACATGAAAATCCGCAACAAATTGATATTGTCTTTTGTTGTCGTGGTCTTTGTGCCGGTTGCCATCGTGGGGATATTCCTTACGGGCGAGCTCCGCAAGTTTGCTTTCAACAATGCGTTGGAGCAGGCTTACCAGAACGTGGACCGGGTCAAGAAACGGTCCACCGAAGTCATCAACGTGGCAGACGATTTATCCTATCGGCTATCCTACGACGAGCGTCTGAGAAATCTTGCTAGCCAGCAATATGAAAGCGTATACGACGTATTTGTGGCTTACAGGGAGTATCCCGATTTACAGCAGGCGATTCGGATGTACAAGGAAATATCGAATATCCGTTTCTACAGTGAGAACCCCACCATGCTGAACAATTGGGAGTTCCTTTATCCCGAGGATGAAATCAAGAGAACGGAATGGTATCAGCGAGCCGAGGATGATATTGGCGTCATCTACTGGGACTATATTACGGATGAACGAGATCAGAAGGTTTACCTCAGCTTAATCAAGGGGGTTGATCTTGGAAGCAAGGACAATCGTGGTGTACTGGTTATCAATGTCAATACGGGTATGCTGAACACGATCCTCAGCCAAGAAACGTTTGACACCATTATTGTGGACAGCAATAACAATATTGTCGCCGCTAACCGCCCGGAGCTGTACGGGAAGACGCTAGCCGAGATTCAAGATACCAGCGGGGTTGTATACCATGCGAGCGGAAGCTATGAATCGGTCATCCATGATGAAGCCTCCAAGGTGCTGATTGAACCGTTGAATACGGAATCCGGGGTTAATGGTCTGCGCATTATTTCCATATTTTCGATTGATAGCATCGTGGCGGACGCCAACCGGATCAGCAAGCTGGCGATGACGGTCATCATCATTAGTCTACTGCTGGCTGTTCTTTTGATCTACAGTTTCTCCTCACTGATCTCTAATCGGCTGCTGCGACTCAGCAAGCATATTACGAAGGTAGGTACCGGCAACCTCGGCGTTGCGATGGAAATTGACGGCAAGGATGAGATCGGCCAGTTATCCCGCCAATTCAACTCCATGGTCGGTAACATTAACGACCTGATGAACGAAGTGCAGGAGTCCAATGAACAGAAACGGTTAATGGAACAGAAGCAGAACGAAATTAAATTCAAAATGATGGCCAGTCAGATCAATCCGCATTTTTTGTTTAATGCCTTAGAGTCTATTCGCATGGAGGCCCATCTCAAGGGTGAGGACGAAATCGCCCGGATTGTGCGTCTGCTCGGTAAAATGATGCGAAGCAATCTCGAGATAGGCAGCGGAAAAACAACGATAAAAGACGAGATCGAGATGGTGCAGTGTTATCTGGATATTCAAAAATTCCGCTATGAGGATCGTCTGAAATATGAACTTCTGGTAGATCCCGAAGCCAATCGGGTTAGAATCCCGCCGCTGATCATACAACCGCTTGTGGAGAATGCGGTCATACATGGGATGGATCACAAGGAAGAAGGAACTTTCATCAGGGTGAGGGTCACGGCCAGCGAAGGGAAACTGCATGTCATAACCGAGGATAATGGAGCGGGCATAACCTTGGAGCGATTGCAGATGATCTATGGTTATTTGAACGATACCGATGAGAAGGACGGAGGACGGATCGGGCTCCGGAATGTTCATGTCCGTCTGCAGCTTACCTACGGCCCTGAAGCGGGTCTGATCATTTATAGCGAACCGGGGATTGGAACGCGCATTAAATTCAGTATTCCGACAGGAGGAGAGAGCGATGATGAAAGTGTTAATCGTGGATGA